One Triticum dicoccoides isolate Atlit2015 ecotype Zavitan chromosome 3B, WEW_v2.0, whole genome shotgun sequence genomic window, GCTTCAGATCATCGCTTTCGGGCTTTAGATCTGATATATTGCAAAACACTACTGAAATGTGAAAGTTTTTCAAAAAATGAGCATGCACTTTTGAAAAGTTGTTACAAAAAACCTCGAATATAGACTTCAGAAGAGTGTCTACTGCTTGTGCAATTTTCCTCTTTTTCCTCTCCTCctacatgttggatcaatgaaacaCATGATCAATGTGTCAAGCAAGACGTTCATGGGTGTGCATCCCATTTGGTTCCTTCTCAAAAGTTTCTAATCCTGATGAATTACTTGCTTGAAGGATCTTATCAATCTCATTGATTGGTTTCACTCCTTGCAAGAAAGACCCCATGCCACGGACGAATGTGCAAACAATGTGTTATTCTTCGATGAAGTGAATGGTCAATTTGTGGATGTAATTGTTCTTTTTCTTATGAGGATATTATTAATCTCTTTGTTTGGTGTGGCTACCAGAGGCCAAGGACCATTCTCACCAAGGAATGTAAATAGTCAAGTCTAAGACGTGCAAACTGATAACGGAATATGTTATTATTTTGGTTTtgcaatatatgttgttgttacatTAAAATTTACAAAGTTAGTTGTTCCTGAAAACTTGGTGACACTTAAGGACGACACATGCATCTCCATCAACTGAAGTCAATCCTAATGATGAAGATTTCTAATTTTATTATCCCCCTCCATTGTTCAAGTACTAGccgtgcacatgtttgtgatgaagTAATTCCAAGGGCCATAGCACATGGAACATGAGACCATAATTATCTATTCATGCGGTCTTTTTGGAGATTCATCTGCTTTTAATTCCAAGCCACAATATCCGGCGATACTTCAAAtaaaaacaaacaaattaatatggATTTGTCCGGTCTTCCAGTCCAATAAAAGATGCTCCACACCAAAATATTAGGTGTGTGGTTTGCACCAAACTGAGCAAGTTGCATGCCAGTGTCATACACGGGGACTGCAACCACATGTTGTGTAGTTGAAACATTAACAAGGATTACCACCAAATGTATCTAAGCACATAATTGCACTGAAAATTCATCAAGGCTATGGTAAAACATACTATGAATCAGATGGCATCAGGCGTCATCACCATTGTTTGTTTGTTGGACAAACTCTATTAATCAATGTGATGGGATCAAGAGTCCATGAACTGTGTCCTTAGCTTCCAACCTAGTACTCTTCATGGTCCAGAATCATGATGCAGTGATCAAGAATCTATGGTCTGCTTCCTTCTTCGTTGCCAACGGGGTTTTAGTTCAATCCAGGCCAACAATGCAACACCACAACAGTAAAAACTGCAAATTTTGGAATAGCCAAATATCTCTCGgaacagccaaaaattatacatagcaCAGCTTGAAGCAAGTAAGACCCTGCAGATTCAGTCATACAACCTCATAGTTTTATTATCATTCAACTATTACTAGTTCCAGTGCACACTTTTGTGACCAATCTAGTACCAGGAACAATCTCATCCCTGATCTTGGCTCCTGTTTTCTCATTTCCCAATTCCACACAAGGTTTCTGATCATTTCACAGAACTCGGACGAAGATACGGGCACCAGCGGTACGACCACACATGATATTGCTCGTGATTTCATCTACGAGTGACGGTTGGGCTGTCACTCCCTCCCTCTTTGTTCAATCTGATTGTATAGCAGTGGCGGAGGCTATGAACTTGGACTCCGCATCATTCAGCATTGTTATAGGGAGTCAAATGCAGTTGCTCATGAGGTAGCTCTCGTGTTAGGAGGTATAATCCACCTACTTTGTCCTGATTATATTTTATCATTGATTGTGGATGATTGCTTAACTTAATACTCATATAAAGCTAGCTAGTCACGATGGCTTTTTCTTATCTTAAAAAAGGAAGAAAGAGGAAAAGCACGAATCGTGACACTGCTATAAAAATGATGGTCAAACTCTACAACGTGCAAACTGATATCAGGGATATGTTCTTGTGCTTGCAACATAAGGCCATGTGAAATCAAAACACAAAAAGTTCACAACCTTTAGCAATCTGCTGGTAACTGCAACCCCTCCTGGATCACGGTTCACCATTTTTTTTTGTACCAGATGTAATTGAATGGCACACAACAACAGCAAAAGCATCAATCAAGAATGGTAACCAAGTTTCGATCCACCGAAACAGTAAGAACAAATCGACAACACAGCTTGATGATGAAGCAGACTTGCAAATTCAGTCACACTCCTGATGAATTAAGGTTCACAATCTTATTGGCATCATCCATTATTACAAGTACCAGTTGTGCACATGTTTGTGAACAAAGCTAGTACAAGAACAGGGGGCTACATGGGAAAGCTGGCTAGTAGAAATATACCTCACCCCAACACCAAAAAAATTTCAATGAATCGGTTCCATTCCGACTGTTGTCCGAGCATATGCCCGCTCCTACGAGCAAGCAACCGACAAATGGTGAATCCCTCACAAAAAAGAATGAAATGGAAAATGCCGGCCAACAATGGGGCGCACAACAAGAAGCTAGAATCGGTGTTTCTATCACTCGCTCAATCTCTAGCAGCAGTCAGAACCTACCATACCACGAACATACAACAACAGAAAAACGCCATACAAAAAAAGGTACACAGCTTCAGGAGCAGGCAAGACCCTGCAAATGCACAGTTAGACAGATCATCTATCCTCTTGGGCATAGATGTTGCTCCACAATTCGGCACTCTAGCTCCGGTGACAAAATTGGCTCGACTGCATCGCCGACTAAAGACTACAACAACAACCCCCTCCTCAAAGTACAACAGCTGCCTTGTCTGGAGTAACAtgctggaggacggtggcgatcaaTGGCTCGTAATGGTCTGCACCAGCACCGCACCATGCTGCAGGTAAAGATTTGGGTTTCTACTTAGACAGGGAAACAGAAACACAACTGACTGAGATAGATACCAATCTATAACAGGCTAACACATTCCTTAACATATTGACTTGCAGAAGAAAGCACAGCAAGAATGCCAATCTACAACGCACCTGTTCCCTTCATGAATAGAAAGATGGGCACATCACAGATTTCTCCTCTAGGGAGGTGTGGGAGGAAGAACACGCAGTTATCCTCATCAACCATTGCATCGGTGCCATGTGCTTGTACCTGTCAATGCCGCACAAATAAAAGATCCAATCAGACCAAGATGTAAAATGCTGCATACAACAGTGGCCAGTTCTATGGACAGAAATCACATAACTGAGAAAAAATAAACACATCATATCAGCGAGTTTATTGACTTTACCACGAAAACTTCTCTCTTGAACTCGGTGGCGAGGCACTCGATGGCAATATCATCGCCAAACGCAGCCGCACGCCCATCCCGGTTCTCATCAATGGTCAGTAAGCCCTCCTCTGTGTACTGCAGGGTGATTATGTCATGCTCATCCTCCGCCGAACCAGAAATGGACATGTACTTGGCCCAACTATCTCCATCGTCTACAGCAATACATCTCTCCTTGTAGATAGTCTCGGCTGCCAGTTCCCtgcaaggcgatgaagaagatcaGCACATACAATTTGGAGGATCAGTTGACCAACCTCTGTGGGCTGTCACAACTGCACAGGGTACAGCAACTCTAATTTAGCACTACAAATCAACATGATATTCTGTACtccctctctcagtttacagggcgtgcgcgtatcCCTAGGTCGTCAATTCGACCAATCTAATACAAGTCatgtattacaaaaaatataccaatataaaattcagatgttctatttccaaaccgtataatttttgtgttatatagtttatattagggtgataaaattggcaacctaggtatacgcgcaggacttgtaaactgagagaTGTACTGCAATTGTACCATTGCCAGGCAAGCGGCATAAATGGTAGTTAGTGTGCCAAATAATGTGCTACAGCATAATTAACAGGCTGGATGTCAGGGTGGCAACAGTAAAACCATGATTCCTTCGTTGACCAATTCATGCGGGGCAGAATACTACTAAGACACCATGTGAAGCGATTCTTGCGGCTTCATGATGCATTGGAATTGCATCAATTGGCGTTTCTACACGAATTAACATAAGAAAGAATCAAGAAACGCAAGGTCAAGATGTAAATATAGACATAAAAGACTAGACAACTTTCTTGGACAGCAAAGGGGATCGGATCAACGCAAGACAGGAAGCCGAATTCCGCGTGATTCGTGGCAGCGGAGGGAAAGACGGGGTCTTTGAAGGAGAGGGCGACGCCTTTCTGAGATCCCGGCACGCATGGTAGCAACAGATTCGAGCGCGAGGAAGAAGACTACTAGATCCGGGATTGGCGGGGCGGTCACGGTACCTTTGGATGCcgatgccgacgagctcctggatgGCGGCGTCGAGGGCGTCGCGGTCGGCCTTGGGCGCGAGCAGCTTGACCTCCTGCACGACGTGGACGCCCCAGCCGGCCTTGAGATCCGGCGCGTagaggtggcgcacggcggcgtCGACCGCGGCCCTGTCGGAGGCCTCGGCCGCGGCGTAGACGTCGGCGAAGCGGCGCACGGCGCGGTGCCGGAGCTCGcgcgcctcggccttggcggcggcGGCCCTCCGCGCGGCGGTGAAGAGGCAGTTGCCGTCGGACTCGACCTCCCCGCCGTGGTCGAGGCGGAAGACGACGGCGGGGGGCGGGGCCTCCGGGCCGTCGCCCCCCTGGCGGGGCGGCTTCCAGGCGACGCCGCGCTCCCAGATCCGGAGCAGGCGGCGGCGCTGCTGGTCGTCGAGCGCCCAGACGGCGGACCAGCCGGCGGGGGGGTCGGGGGCGGCCcaggcgaggagctgcggcggcgaggCCGGGGCGGGGGAGGGCGGGAGGGcctcggcgacggcgacggcgccgccgccggaggag contains:
- the LOC119274840 gene encoding uncharacterized protein LOC119274840, with protein sequence MGKLLCESSSGGGAVAVAEALPPSPAPASPPQLLAWAAPDPPAGWSAVWALDDQQRRRLLRIWERGVAWKPPRQGGDGPEAPPPAVVFRLDHGGEVESDGNCLFTAARRAAAAKAEARELRHRAVRRFADVYAAAEASDRAAVDAAVRHLYAPDLKAGWGVHVVQEVKLLAPKADRDALDAAIQELVGIGIQRELAAETIYKERCIAVDDGDSWAKYMSISGSAEDEHDIITLQYTEEGLLTIDENRDGRAAAFGDDIAIECLATEFKREVFVVQAHGTDAMVDEDNCVFFLPHLPRGEICDVPIFLFMKGTAWCGAGADHYEPLIATVLQHVTPDKAAVVL